The genomic segment TCTGTGTAACGTGTAAAAACCATCGGACCTGATGCGTTTGATGCTTCATATGCTACCAAGTTTCTTAAGACTACATCACTATTTACATCCAAACTCACAGTCGGGAGGTAAAATGTACATGTCTTCTTGTCAAAGTTGATGGTTGAGATGCTGCCTTTACTAGGCACAAAACGCACCCCGCATTTGGAGAGCTGAGTGACGGAAGGAATTGTGATTTCTTCAACCAGAGGTGGTTGGTCAATGCTGGAACAAACACTTTGAGATTCAGAGAAAGCGTCAGGTTGTTTCGCGGATCCAAACCCAAGAACATTGGAGAAGATTGACCAAGGCAATTTGAGTATCACTGCAACAGGTGCTGATTCTAGCAATTTTTTGAGGAACCTTGCAGGATCTATGTTTAGATTTGAAAACAGATTCCAAATCTCAATCAGTAGTTGCTTCATGTAAGTAGAGCCAACTGAAGGCTCTTCGTTTTCTTGTGCGGCTTTGGTATGATCCCTAACTTCTTCAGGTATATTGACAGATTCTTCAACCTTGGGCACGATAATGTGGTACAAAAAGTCTAGCAAGTGGGCATGTTCCGAAACTCTTGCTACTGGAAATCTCACCATTTTCTTGAATGGGGAAAGCTCTTTACATGATCCCATTAACATGGAATACAACATGTCGTCGGCGGATTCTAATGACAGAAATCGAAATTCTAGCACCTTCCTCAATGTGAATAGTGGAATTTGATTCTCCAACATCACTATATCTCGAAGAATTGCATTACAGCTTGATTTCCTATAGGAATATTGAAGAAAATGAGGCATTCCTGAGGAAACTTCGGATAGCATTTTAGGGCCACGGTGATCATAGACTTGTAGGAACTCAAGCAAGAATGATGCATCAATGGCCATCATCCATGCTAGAGTTTCACTGTTGAAGTTTAAGTACTTGTGGTAGCATGCACGAATCTTGGATTCGAGCTTCATTAATTGCTCAACAAGATCTCGAAATTTAAGACTTTGAAGCAGCTTTTGACTTCTTTTTGCCGCTGATAGCTTATATCTATCCATCTCATGTAGCTCAAGACGTGAGTAATGGTATGGACCAAGTGAAAGTTGTTGTGGAGTATAAGAATCTGGGTCACTAGACATTAGGGCTTTGGGGACATTAAAAATGCATATAGGAATATTACTGTCATCTTCAACCTCGTCTTCGATTGTTCGACGGATTGTATTAACCCATTGTAGCTCATCGAAGATTAGACTGGAACAAGATGACAGGGTGGGTTGGAGAGAAGACATAGTTGCTTTTGTTGTAGAAAAACTTTTTGCTAGCAAAACAGTCACGGAGCGCAGTTGTTCGGCGTCAGTTCTTGTGCAGTTCAATTTGGTGGCTTCAgtggagagggggggggggggggggtatgtATGCTTTTATATGGTTTCTCGTCTTGGGTgcaggttttattttatttttttcaatttagttttttctttggtgtgctatataattaattaataatatttacatattagaagaaaaatagaatgag from the Populus nigra chromosome 1, ddPopNigr1.1, whole genome shotgun sequence genome contains:
- the LOC133670422 gene encoding putative UPF0481 protein At3g02645 is translated as MSSLQPTLSSCSSLIFDELQWVNTIRRTIEDEVEDDSNIPICIFNVPKALMSSDPDSYTPQQLSLGPYHYSRLELHEMDRYKLSAAKRSQKLLQSLKFRDLVEQLMKLESKIRACYHKYLNFNSETLAWMMAIDASFLLEFLQVYDHRGPKMLSEVSSGMPHFLQYSYRKSSCNAILRDIVMLENQIPLFTLRKVLEFRFLSLESADDMLYSMLMGSCKELSPFKKMVRFPVARVSEHAHLLDFLYHIIVPKVEESVNIPEEVRDHTKAAQENEEPSVGSTYMKQLLIEIWNLFSNLNIDPARFLKKLLESAPVAVILKLPWSIFSNVLGFGSAKQPDAFSESQSVCSSIDQPPLVEEITIPSVTQLSKCGVRFVPSKGSISTINFDKKTCTFYLPTVSLDVNSDVVLRNLVAYEASNASGPMVFTRYTELMNGIIDTEEDAKILRERGIILNHLKNDEEVANVWNGMSRSIRLTKVPFLDKAIEDVNKYHDGLFKVKVEKFMKQHVFSSWKLLTLLASILLLLITSLQAFCSVYDCARLFRIYY